One Intestinibacillus sp. Marseille-P6563 DNA segment encodes these proteins:
- a CDS encoding plasmid mobilization protein yields MEAGKKVSMLVYATSEERERIKAAAAKMNLSVSKFMLECVMEQVASIEELMQRTGEHD; encoded by the coding sequence GTGGAAGCAGGCAAAAAGGTCTCCATGCTGGTGTATGCGACCAGCGAGGAACGAGAGCGGATCAAAGCCGCTGCCGCCAAGATGAATCTATCGGTCAGCAAATTTATGCTGGAATGCGTGATGGAGCAGGTGGCTTCGATCGAAGAACTCATGCAAAGGACGGGTGAACATGATTAA
- a CDS encoding ParA family protein, which yields MIKIALMNQKGGTGKTTSVINIGGELIRHGKTVLIIDMDTQGNATSNLQIVQEADKTMTDALTDSAVLPADTICHTVIDGLDIIPGGALLGGAYTALQKMVMGRETALKRLLAKLPANAYDFILFDCSPSLESILNINVLVAADYVLIPIRVDKNSIEGYGTMLETIREAREVVNPDLRALGIFMTAVETGSSLDREMIDALPAMLPDLAFQTYIRKNIEVRKAPIALRPLCFYNPRCAGAQDYSDLTGEILDRIEAEER from the coding sequence ATGATTAAAATTGCGCTCATGAACCAAAAGGGCGGCACCGGAAAGACCACATCGGTCATCAACATCGGCGGGGAACTCATCCGCCACGGCAAAACCGTGCTCATCATCGATATGGATACCCAGGGCAACGCCACCTCCAACCTCCAGATCGTGCAGGAGGCGGACAAGACCATGACCGATGCGCTCACCGATTCGGCGGTGCTGCCGGCAGACACCATCTGCCATACGGTCATCGACGGGCTGGACATCATCCCCGGCGGGGCGCTGCTCGGGGGCGCCTATACCGCCCTGCAAAAGATGGTCATGGGCCGGGAAACCGCGCTCAAGCGGCTGCTGGCCAAACTGCCCGCAAACGCCTATGATTTTATTTTGTTTGACTGTTCGCCGTCGCTCGAATCGATTTTGAACATCAATGTGCTGGTGGCGGCCGATTATGTGCTCATCCCCATCCGGGTGGATAAGAACTCGATCGAAGGCTATGGCACCATGCTGGAAACCATCCGCGAAGCCCGCGAAGTGGTCAACCCCGACTTGCGCGCGCTGGGCATCTTCATGACCGCCGTGGAGACCGGTTCGTCGCTCGACCGCGAGATGATCGACGCCCTGCCGGCCATGCTGCCCGATCTGGCGTTCCAGACCTACATCCGCAAGAACATCGAGGTGCGCAAAGCGCCCATTGCGCTGCGGCCGCTGTGCTTTTACAACCCCCGCTGTGCCGGCGCGCAGGATTATTCCGATCTGACCGGCGAGATCTTAGACCGAATCGAAGCAGAGGAGCGATAA
- a CDS encoding ParB/RepB/Spo0J family partition protein, translated as MAKTKPSLFGTLQKTAAVSEQVNGEFVRNIPVDKLLDNPLNRFSMQEDEAFERSLQSVEQDGLWEDIIVTPADNGCYRIISGHRRKRIAQKLGMATVPCKVRTYASELDEARALIGENIHRRAVTPLDMARQLDTLCQVLDRAGLPDSVQDRVQQLIEQTGLSRATILRYLDLLRLNDTIVSWIEQGALPMTDAYFLAQKNHCSLQDPVVQEVESMDAAIPLEARIQTALARVKLGKKRPAAEHKPAADPTRTVRKCRASVRSISTQLDGLRQLEDTTWSQVEDAKALQADIDDLAAELQALLDACRTLRETVDQKNLT; from the coding sequence ATGGCAAAAACAAAACCGTCGCTTTTTGGCACGCTGCAAAAGACCGCCGCCGTGTCCGAACAGGTCAACGGCGAATTTGTCCGCAACATCCCGGTGGACAAGCTGCTGGATAATCCGCTCAACCGGTTCTCCATGCAGGAGGACGAAGCTTTTGAACGCTCGCTGCAATCGGTGGAGCAGGACGGCCTGTGGGAGGACATCATCGTCACACCGGCCGACAACGGCTGCTATCGTATCATCTCGGGTCACCGCCGCAAGCGCATCGCGCAAAAGCTGGGCATGGCGACCGTGCCGTGCAAGGTGCGCACCTACGCGAGCGAACTGGACGAAGCCCGCGCACTCATCGGCGAGAATATCCACCGCCGGGCGGTCACGCCGCTGGACATGGCGCGCCAGCTGGACACACTGTGCCAGGTGCTCGACCGGGCCGGCCTGCCGGACAGCGTCCAGGACCGGGTGCAGCAGCTGATCGAACAGACCGGCCTGTCCCGCGCGACCATTTTGCGCTATCTGGACTTGCTGCGCCTGAACGACACCATCGTATCGTGGATCGAGCAGGGCGCGCTGCCCATGACCGACGCATACTTCCTCGCGCAGAAGAACCATTGCAGTTTGCAGGACCCGGTGGTCCAGGAGGTCGAAAGCATGGATGCCGCCATCCCGCTGGAAGCGCGCATCCAGACCGCGCTGGCGCGGGTCAAGCTGGGCAAAAAGCGCCCGGCGGCCGAGCACAAACCGGCCGCCGACCCGACGCGCACGGTGCGCAAATGCCGCGCTTCGGTGCGGAGCATCTCCACCCAGCTGGACGGGCTGCGCCAGCTGGAAGATACCACCTGGTCGCAGGTGGAGGACGCCAAAGCGCTGCAAGCCGACATCGACGATCTGGCCGCCGAGCTGCAAGCCCTGCTGGACGCTTGCCGCACGCTGCGGGAGACGGTCGACCAAAAAAATCTCACGTGA